DNA sequence from the Armigeres subalbatus isolate Guangzhou_Male chromosome 1, GZ_Asu_2, whole genome shotgun sequence genome:
acatttttcttgaaaaacaaACGGTATTTCAATTGGTGACTTTTTCTTAGTGTAACTATAATTATCGGAACGTTTATATCCGCAATTTCGATATTTTGGGaattttcttggcatgtagtcttgattctaGAGTCAAAATTGAGTTTGTTTTACTGCTGTCcggattttctgagaaattcttggagaaatatagaaatttttatttatattctaATAGCTActtgtttggaaaatccattaaaaattcctttgcaagtttcattcagaattccttaggatattccttcagaaattcattaagaaattctgttcgaaaatctatttccggttttttttcttccggtTTTTCAAGAAATGAGTCAGAaatctctccaggaatttctttgaaaatctttttgaaaaagccaccaggaattaatttggacattcatccgaagattccttcaggaaacccTCCGGAACCCTATAGAACTttcttaggatttttttcagtgaaccgtacaaaattcctgcaggaataattccggaacgaattctgatttggagaaatttttaaaggaattttcgagaaaaaggtatttgagtgttaaacttattttcgatCTAAAAACACTTAAACAATGGATTGAAAAAtaaggaatttctcaaaaaaaattcagaagatactcccgaaagaattcttaaaggaaattttcgaagatcaacattctgcaggaatttttggaagagttgctaaaggaatttccggaggaatgtccgaaggaattcctataggaaattcggaaagaaatcctggagaaagttccaaataaatttcagagaaacatttcgaaaaaaaatacgaaaaataactTTTTGGAGTTACCGAATAAATTCTGAGAGGAAtgactggaagaatttttattggaaattcccgaagaatttaaaataattcctaaaacagtgtccataggtattcctgtagaaattcttggaagatttttcatgggtattttctaaacaattcttaaaggaattttcaaaggaattcataaacaagttttgaattcccaatTCCCAAAGGCTCagtgaaagaatttccgaagcaatccctaaactaatttcttaggaaattcctgaaggaacttttggagaaatttcgaaacgaatttctgaagaaatacccaaataaattttcaagggatttcttggaaggaagttctgaaggaatgcaTGAGGGAAATTCTAAAtcaattcttagaattccttttctgaattttctgaggaatatcttgaagaatttccaaaggattttttggatttatAATCGAATTACTTTCCAATGAGATACCAGCTATAGCTATAAGGATGTTcaccccatcagtctgactatagctagcaattgtacaaaacatcgctctcaccggcagcttgtaggtcgtagagcaaaatcgttcaaaaaggtctcttatattttagtcttctagGCCTCAGATACATTCACTCCATTATACAAGCACTATAAGTAGTAGTATGCTCAAagttcttcacgccgattcacgccgccgccgccgccgaatatTCCcaactagaaggtcatatcaaaattatatcatcctattttattatgttatactaaatttttataacaaaatttgttagaaacatggtgcaggatgttgttaaaatatctaaatttctatcaaaaactacactactggaaacaaaaaaaactatctaattttgttacaattttatcataaaaataacatattttgttagaaatttataacagaatcagatacaaaatatattgtttctgtgcagttggactttttacaggtcgtgataggtctccagattgtgatcaacaatcataatttttttttgtctgaaCTAGactatttttcgagaacatgaaattaacaactttacaaataaggcaaccttttcaaattaggtatatcagcgttgtgatatctatgacTGGGAGAcattgctacatctattttaattgcctactattgggcaattcggtgttaagcatttttcaaatcatattatgatataatcctattacaacatttgaaagataaaggctactgagaacaaaattgtatcgaaataagttataaatatcacaatatggtaaaattgtgttcaatttttgttatgctgTTCTAGTCGggttgcttacggcgtgacgccgccgccgccggtgtaaaaatggccttacgccgccgccgttctcaaatacttcggcgcacaggtctaagcgagaaatgtccgttatgccaaatggcctttatgccaaatgaccttatgccaaatgactttatgccaaacggcccgctcccagatctggtccgttgacgagcggccgtcaaagaagccggcttgataacttcccacgaactcattcactaatggtgacagacgacggaagatgatctgggatatcacatTATAGGcggaaagttctcacactcctcGGGGAGCACAAGTCAGACCAAAATGGTtatagcaacttgattgtgactaaaatCCGATCACATATTAGTTACAGTAACCCATGCAAAACATATtatgtgctgctagggtccagcttgtcgcctttcttgtagatggggcatataaccccttccttccactcctccggtagctgttcagtttcccagattctgactatcagtttgtgcaggcaagtggccagcttttccgggcccatcttgttGAGCTccgctccgataccatccttaccagctgctttatttgtCTTGAGCTGTTTGatcgcatccttaacttccctcaaggtgggggctggttggcttccatggtccgctgaactgacgtggtcatctcctccgttgccttgattttcactgcctgtactctcagcgccattcaaatgttcctcgtggtgctgcttccacctttcgatcaccacacgttcgtccatcaagatgctcccatccttatccctgcacatttccactcgcggcacgaagcctttgcgggatgcgttgagcttctaatagaacttgcgtgtttcttgagaacggcacagctgttccatctcctcgcactccgcttcttccaggcggcgtttcttctcctgaaaaaggcgggtctgctgtctgcggctatcgtactcacgttccagctgcgcgtagaatgcgtctttatcatcatcagtgcttccggagtgtgggctatggacgttgattatgctgaagttgaagaaccggcctttgatcctcaacctgcacattctctcgttgatcggtcACCACCCTAATTAAGCTAAGAGCTAATTAATTTTCTTGAAGTCGGAGCTCAACTCAACAtcgacaaaaatgcaaatgttacaaatatgcgattatgGAAATATAAGAATTTATGCAGaattagggtaaaacgacccattatggaggggttaagcaccgcgtcaaaagaaaattgatatcgaaaaatctttaaaaaggaactgtttatctttttttacatTGCAGTAGTCAAGTAGGATGCTTATAAGctctagtttcgtaaatattacgtcaattgtgctaaacGTATGGACGCAGTttcctatcgttgcgatattttttgaaggtcagtcatATTGTTGCGGTAGTGCCTGTATTTCTTATGGAGTatgataccacaacaatagaaccttagcactaccgcaataataggctcggatgcaatttttcaattaaaaacgttgatttttcatcattttgaacggaattttgtcaaacaaaaggtgTTCTAGTGATTGATTCGAAGAGTTTTGGTTGAtccacaattatttttattgctagtatatccagaatggactattttaccactaccgcaacattaggacataccacaacgataggacggtTTACCCTATAGAGAATAAAATTTGCAAGAAAATATATCATCTACTGGTTGGGTGACGATATGACGATtatgtttcatttttttctttgggAAGTGATGTTATCagatgtaagattttttttataaaaatataattttaatcaaggatgttatcgatcatttagtaatttgcgttcgaacacttagtagtttgtcaattacTCATTCcggaagctgaatttcaaaatgtgttgtatggtggacttctagtgcgaaggtttttctacaactctgccttatgattcgttgtttgaattccactagtaacggagttatagctatagtttcagtagcttagactaaatgataacaaaattccaataatttagttcaagttactgcaactagcgctataactccgttattagtttaATTCTAACAACGAATCATTTGGCatagttgtagaaaaacatttaaactagaagtccaccaaacaacacattttgaaatacagcttctggaatgagttattaacaaactactaaatgatcgaacgcaaatcactaaatgatcgataacatccttgatttttaatttggttatttgaattagattttctTTTGTACGAATTGGAGAACATAGAACTTCTATAGGACTTAAACAGGCTGTTACTGTATTAAAGAGATAGTAATCTGTAAGCGTGCACAAAAGTTAAACTCACTTTTAAAGCATGTAATTGCAGAACAATCAAAAGTGTGACTAAACCTTTGTTTGTATGCACAAAGCGCTTTACACTGATGATCATTTTGTTAAATATCCTATTTCCGTGTTTGCCAATTAGTGTTGCACCTATTTTACGGTTGATTTTAAATTCCTACTGACCCTAGTTCTTACTCCTGGTCAGTACTATAAATAGTAACCGATGCTCCAGTCAAACAGGTAAAGTGAAGTGAAAATGGGGAGGATTACAAGCATTGGCGCACTTGTTCTCTTACTGGCATGCGCAATTCATTGCACGGACAACATTAAATCCGACAAAGTTAAGCGTTCCGGTAAGTAAATCAGTAGTGCTTTAACTCAATGACTCAAGGTGAAATTTGTTTGCGTTCTCGGGCGTTTTTATCAATCAATATATCCAGCATTTCGCGCAAGGTAATGGCTGCCGCTTTTTGACACTTTTCTATGCAGCGAAGTGTCAAAAAACGGCAGCCATTACCGTGCGAGAAATGCTGGATATGGgaaaggtggggagacttgatcccttggGAGACTTTATTCTCCCCTGTTTTACCGAAAACCAAAGCTCCGATACCATTCTTAGCAGCTGCTTTATTCGTTTTTCAGCTGTTGGATCTTTGGTATCTTtactgtgtggcagtgaaattgtaCTTGGTGTAAATTATGAAAAGGTAAtatgaattgatttgaaagcatcaaagtagGCTTGACATGGTCATGAACTGCAACGAAGAGCCACCAAAAATCAAAGTAATCGAGGTACTTTGCCGTCAGTTGTTGTCCAGCAGACTCccgcttgcctagcagcatAATAATCTCCACATTTACATCCAGCTTTTCGCGCACGATAATGGCTGCCGTTTTTTAACACTTGGCTGCCTAGAAATATGTCAAAAAACGGCAGTCATTACCGCGCGCGAAATGCTGGATACACACTTCATTttgtttaccgaaatctcagcattttgtttatttttccgaGGTGGGCACAGCCGAGTTTCAGTaaatattagtgctgtccaatgagcagctttaagtagctcgaagttgtttccGTCCTGCTTGTTCCTTTTTGTCAACACGGGaataacttcgagctgctcattggaaaGCATTAGTACTATCCAATGAAAGCTTGAAGgtgctcgaagtttctccctgtcctgctcatgcccatttgttgacaaaaaaagtCGAAGTCGTcccctccgctgccttgactctcatgctacgtttagacaaggcaagtgaattgagcaagtcgcttgaatcgaacgcgaactgaacgtgtaaacaccttaattcaattcacttgaacgaaaagaaagttgaacatgttcaagtcaattgaattcaactgagttgttcaactcacttgccctgtcaaaacgtagcatcaCTCCCTGTACTCTAGCATTATTAAAATGTTCCTccaagtgctgcttccacctttcgatcacatCGCGTTCATCTGTCAAGATGCTTCCATTTATCACTGCACATCTCATTGCGCTTTGCGGGATGCTTTTTGTGTTTCTTAGACATGAAACAGCTGTTCCATTCCCTCGCACTCCACTTCTTCCAGGCtgtggcgtttcttctcctgaaaggacgggtctgctgtctccgcttccgtctttAGCGTTTCACGTCCTGCCGGGTCTCTATGTTGTTCTCCGCTCCGTTATTGGTAGCTACTTCATCTGTACTCTAGCAGTCCTCATGAGGCGTCGCATCGAGCTCATCGTCTTCAGGTAACACAGCTTCGAGATCGTTCAGCTTCAGGTAACACAACTTCAGTCGTTCTAGGCCATACCGAGACGGCTGTCGGTTCCGAATAttattgatgacggatagtttgaACACGGTTTTATCAATAGCAGTTAGTGGTCAGAATCGATATGACGATAAGACCTAACCTGACCTGATGTCGATAATGTCGAATAAATTCCGTAAATCAATTAGAACCTTAAGGCGTATACACCAGCGAATTCTCGGATGACCTGGAAATGAACAATTGTTGATATTGAGCGCGCAGACCTCAATGTCTAACTatacttcagggaattcttgaaCGACCTTCTATGGAAGAATAGTTGGAGGTAATTGTTGAAGATACAAAACAACTAAATACTTAGTTATTTGGGTTTCTAAGGGTGACTTCTTATAGGTTTACTTTTGACTGTCAATAATGTTTAAAATTCGTTTTACGTCACATTTAGTAACGAAAATGTCCGCAGTAAGATTGCACAACATAGAACTACTCCCTAAAAATAAGTCTATCAACCGGTTGTCCCGAAAATTTCAGggactaaaataaatacaataTGTATAATTACAGTAGTAGTTCTACAGCGTAGTTTTACAGCGCTTCCAAATGCTTGAACAGCTTGTTATGTATTCAAAAATTTACAGAGAACAAGCCATTCAAAGTTGTCAAGATGCATGGAAGCACTTATCAGGTTAAGGATTCAGCACTGAATATAATGATTTTGCAACTTGCACATCAGTTTGACGATTTATTTAGAGTAGTATGCATTTTAAGGCGTTTAACTTATGAATTATTATTTCATGCAGAAGATGCTTCGGAAGGACTTCATTCTGAACAATCCAAGCGTTCACTTCCTGATGCAGAGCTGCAGCAAGCGTCGATGAGTAAGCGTGAAACTCAAAGTAAGTGATTCTTGCAAGAGCTTACACAGATTGTTAAATGACTTAAAATATTCAATAATGATCATTCGTAACAGGAGATCCCTCGTTAAAACTGCGTTTTGGACAAGCCAAGCGTTCGCTTACAGATCTGGATCAGCCTCATGAGTCAATGGATAAGCGTTATGCTCAAAGTAAGTTGTTATTGTAGAGGTTCGaaaaaacaaatccaaaaacaatcaaTCGTTACAGGAGATCCCTCGTTAAAACTACGTTTTGGACAAGCCAAGCGTTCGCTTACAGATCTGGATCTTAATGATGACAACCAGCCACATGGGTTGATGGATAAGCGTTTTGCTCAGAGTAAGTTGTTATTGTAGAGGCTCGTTAAataaaatatccaaaaataatCAACCGTTACAGGAGATCCATCGTTAAAACTGCGTTTTGGACAAGCCAAGCGATCGCTTACAGATCTGGATCAGCCCCATGGGTCAATGGATAAACGTTATGCGCAGAGTAAGTTGTTATTGTAGAGGTTCGaaaaaacaaatccaaaaacaatcaaTCGTTACAGGAGATCCCTCGTTAAAACTACGTTTTGGACAAGCCAAGCGTTCGCTTACAGATCTGGATCTTAACGATGACAACGAGCCACATGGATTGATGGATAAGCGTTATGCTCAGAGTATGTTGTTATTGTAGAGGTTCGATAAataaaatatccaaaaataatCAACCATTACAGGAGATCCCTCGTTAAAACTGCGTTTTGGACAAGCCAAGCGTTCGCTTACAGATCTGGATCTTAATGATGACAACCAGCCACATGGGTTGATGGATAAGCGTTATGCTCAGAGTAGGTTTGTTATTTTAGAGGTTCGTTAAATAAAATATCCAAACATAATCAACCATTACAGGAGATCCATCGTTAAAACTGCGTTTTGGTCAAGCCAAGCGTTCGCTTACAGATCTGGATCTTAACGATGACAACGAGCCACATGGGTTGATGGATAAGCGTTATGCTCAGAGTAAGTTTGTTATTGTAGAGGTTCGTTAAATAAAATATCCAAACATAATCAACCATTACAGGAGATCCTTCGTTAAAACTGCGTTTTGGACAAGCCAAGCGTTCGCTTACAGATCTGGATCTTAACGATGACAACGAGCCACATGGGTTGATGGATAAGCGTTATGCTCAGAGTAAGTTGATATTGTGAAGGTTCACtagataaaatattcaaaaattataattcgtTACAGGAGATCCTTCGTTAAAACTGCGATTTGGACAAGCCAAGCGTTCGCTTACAGATTTGGATTTTGACGATGAAAACCAGCCACATGGGTTGATGGATAAGCGTTATGCTCAGAGTAAGTGATTCTTACAAAAGCTTACAAAGGTTGTTAAACAACTTAAAATGTTCAATAACGATCATTCGTCACAGGGGATCCCACGACCAGGCTGCGATTTGGACAAGCCAAGCGTTCACTTACAAATCTGGATTTTAACGATGACAACGAGTCACATGGGTTAATGGATAAGCGTTATGCTCAGAGTAAGTTGTTATTGTAAAGGTTCTCTAGataaaatatccaaaaataatCATTCGTTACAGGAGATCCCTCGTTAAAACTGCGTTTTGGACAAGCCAAGCGTTCGCTTCTTGACCTAGATTATCCCGAAGACTACCAGCCGGATGGGTTCATCGAGAAACGTAATGCTGAAGGTAAATTGTCCTAATCGAAACAGAAACTACTCTTCCGCACTTTGCGATTCTACCGATCGAGCTGGCGTGTGAAGTGATATCACGATCCAACAAGCACTCAGTGTTTGGTTGTCGTTGCAATACCTATTTATCTATCTGAGTTAGAAAATCCACAATCGATTAAATTGTTTGACTTCCTTTTGAATATAACTTCGGACACATTATCACTTTGATTGAACCTTCCTCCAGAAACCCTTCGGTAAATCCTCTGGAAAGGCCTTTGTAAATgtatccggaaattcctttgggactTCCTTCAGTAAAACCATACataattccttccaaaattcctgcagaaattattccggaaattttgttggaagctttttccggaaattcatttaagaattaaataaaaaacCCTAAATAAATTTTCGGAAGGGTTTCTAACGGAAATATTCCAGACTTCCAGAAGAAATAtacgaaggaactcttggagtaaattctgaataattcctggagttacaaatttctaaaggaatatccgatggtcttaagaaatttcttaataaattcccagaggaatgttcaaaagaattcttaaagcaatttccaaaggaattcattaggaaattcATAAAAGGAATTCTTCTAAGGCAATTTTTGAAGTTTTAGCTGacacaatttccgtaggtattatTGAAgagatttccaaagaaattcctaaattatttcataaaggAATGGTCGAAGGAATCCCTACAAGAAATAAAAAACCGAGATATTTCTCCTTTCTAATGTCCGAAAATATTCCTAagacaatttccgtaggtattcctgaatgaatttccgaagtatTTTCCATTGGTATTTCCGATAAAAATCAAAGGAACTTCTACAAGAAATCGTAATGGAATTTCAGACATTCCTCTATgagttcttttggaatttcctccctctctcaggaatttcttcagaacatccCCAAggagttcttttgaaaattcttctaggaaatccttcggtcattcctcgggaagttttcTAAGCAACTCTTTCAGAAAGTTCTATAGACCTCCGGAGattccttttaaaatttcttttcagCATTCTCTAGGGATTCTCATCGAAAGTTTTTTTAGGAATCCCTTGGaaatttaatttggaaattcctacgaaagtttctttaaaattccttttgaaattccgtttgatgaatttgaaggaatttgatattgtttcagtaaagaaatttctgcaggTTTTCTGAATGGATCCCgggaaaaaatattcaagaattttataaattattcctggaggagttcgcgaaagaatttctgaagaatttcctgaagagaaatttcagaatgaattcttgaaggaatttcggaaaaacaatctgaaaagattttgaaaaatctttaaataaatttcttaagcaattattcaaaaaaaaaaatccttaagaatTTTGAAAGTAATCCAcgaaagattattattattattctctTTATTTGAGTCATACTGAAATTCTTTCAGGCatacctgaaggattttccttacatatttccgaagaaatttccaaaagaatttctgaagaaaaccataaaagaatttgtaaagcgatttctgaagaaatttccaaaaattgtcttaaattttttaaataaatgtctTGGggagtttccaaagaaatttctggattcaTCTACGGAGATATTTTGGGaggttttttaaaggaaaatccgacagaattcttgaagaaatgtcaaaaaaaacttggagaaataaaacaatgtcGGAAATTCCGTCAGTGATTCTTTTGACGCTAAAATTGCTTGATTGAAACCTCAGAGTTTTCCAGATTTCGTATTAGGAGCTTGAACGTTGgatttgatgataattttgaaaatgtttcgtCACTCTATCACACcatatttgaaccgtttgtttgagaatctgcatatgtaacatatttggccaaaatgagatttttatatattctgaatcctcttcaaaaaaaagaaatacgtattctggcaaaaaatacgaaaaaagtACTCTGTACTGCTTTCAGTTTTTGCATtaaaagtgccccagggtgttacAGTTACAGTtgtgccaaaaactattgatctgtatcgaagaaatcgaaaggttcggtgccaatttgttcaaaaacagttttttgttgttttctcgaaattgtgtaaaatggacttatgcagtttctcaagcAAATGATTCATTTCGAACCAATCATAGATCTGAAAAGCATTAAGTTACAACTTTTGTTTATCAACAGCCAATCTACCTGAAGATCAAGTGCCCCCTGGTCGGTACAACTTCGGTCTCGGACGTTAATGTGAACAGACGACTCAAACTACTGCACTTCACCTGAGTCGTATTGAAATTCACTGCATCTGAAGCTTATGCGGCGATTAGATGCAATACATCCAATCAACTGAGCGACATGCACCCACACTCTAGTCCACTACCAACGAATATATGATCTACACAAAAAGtcacatttttttacataaatatataaatttgtaaaaataaacttaatgtTTGTAATATATTGTCAAGAGAAAATACCTATCTGCTATCTATCTATTTATAAAATATAATGCTGACAGTCACGACAAGATTAGagtttaggggtcgtacactaattacgtaagcatatTTTCCGGGTTTTTAAATCACCCTccccccttgtaagattttttccaaacaaattattttttgtttatatggagcgtaagaaaatgacaaaccCCCCTCCCTTTTACTGAAGTGTTGAATGGATGAATTTAATGCTTTCTAGTTACACAGTTACAAGACTTTATAATTTTTCCATTTACCCCCACTGTAATCAACTTTGTTTTTATCAACAGATACGTAGTGTAATTACTTAATTCGCTCAAACTAAACTGCATATAACTTCTAATTCTCTCTGAAAGTCTCCTCTCCGCAGAGGCAATGCATCAGCCGATGATCAGAAAGTGCATCAATTCATCTCTGTTTACTACCAAA
Encoded proteins:
- the LOC134223885 gene encoding uncharacterized protein LOC134223885 isoform X7 — its product is MGRITSIGALVLLLACAIHCTDNIKSDKVKRSEDASEGLHSEQSKRSLPDAELQQASMSKRETQRDPSLKLRFGQAKRSLTDLDQPHESMDKRYAQRDPSLKLRFGQAKRSLTDLDQPHGSMDKRYAQRDPSLKLRFGQAKRSLTDLDLNDDNEPHGLMDKRYAQRDPSLKLRFGQAKRSLTDLDLNDDNQPHGLMDKRYAQRDPSLKLRFGQAKRSLTDLDLNDDNEPHGLMDKRYAQRDPSLKLRFGQAKRSLTDLDLNDDNEPHGLMDKRYAQRDPSLKLRFGQAKRSLTDLDFDDENQPHGLMDKRYAQRDPTTRLRFGQAKRSLTNLDFNDDNESHGLMDKRYAQRDPSLKLRFGQAKRSLLDLDYPEDYQPDGFIEKRNAEANLPEDQVPPGRYNFGLGR
- the LOC134223885 gene encoding short neuropeptide F-like isoform X12; this encodes MGRITSIGALVLLLACAIHCTDNIKSDKVKRSEDASEGLHSEQSKRSLPDAELQQASMSKRETQRDPSLKLRFGQAKRSLTDLDQPHESMDKRYAQRDPSLKLRFGQAKRSLTDLDQPHGSMDKRYAQRDPSLKLRFGQAKRSLTDLDLNDDNQPHGLMDKRYAQRDPSLKLRFGQAKRSLTDLDLNDDNEPHGLMDKRYAQRDPSLKLRFGQAKRSLTDLDLNDDNEPHGLMDKRYAQRDPSLKLRFGQAKRSLTDLDFDDENQPHGLMDKRYAQRDPTTRLRFGQAKRSLTNLDFNDDNESHGLMDKRYAQRDPSLKLRFGQAKRSLLDLDYPEDYQPDGFIEKRNAEANLPEDQVPPGRYNFGLGR
- the LOC134223885 gene encoding uncharacterized protein LOC134223885 isoform X1; translated protein: MGRITSIGALVLLLACAIHCTDNIKSDKVKRSEDASEGLHSEQSKRSLPDAELQQASMSKRETQRDPSLKLRFGQAKRSLTDLDQPHESMDKRYAQRDPSLKLRFGQAKRSLTDLDLNDDNQPHGLMDKRFAQRDPSLKLRFGQAKRSLTDLDQPHGSMDKRYAQRDPSLKLRFGQAKRSLTDLDLNDDNEPHGLMDKRYAQRDPSLKLRFGQAKRSLTDLDLNDDNQPHGLMDKRYAQRDPSLKLRFGQAKRSLTDLDLNDDNEPHGLMDKRYAQRDPSLKLRFGQAKRSLTDLDLNDDNEPHGLMDKRYAQRDPSLKLRFGQAKRSLTDLDFDDENQPHGLMDKRYAQRDPTTRLRFGQAKRSLTNLDFNDDNESHGLMDKRYAQRDPSLKLRFGQAKRSLLDLDYPEDYQPDGFIEKRNAEANLPEDQVPPGRYNFGLGR
- the LOC134223885 gene encoding uncharacterized protein LOC134223885 isoform X3 codes for the protein MGRITSIGALVLLLACAIHCTDNIKSDKVKRSEDASEGLHSEQSKRSLPDAELQQASMSKRETQRDPSLKLRFGQAKRSLTDLDLNDDNQPHGLMDKRFAQRDPSLKLRFGQAKRSLTDLDQPHGSMDKRYAQRDPSLKLRFGQAKRSLTDLDLNDDNEPHGLMDKRYAQRDPSLKLRFGQAKRSLTDLDLNDDNQPHGLMDKRYAQRDPSLKLRFGQAKRSLTDLDLNDDNEPHGLMDKRYAQRDPSLKLRFGQAKRSLTDLDLNDDNEPHGLMDKRYAQRDPSLKLRFGQAKRSLTDLDFDDENQPHGLMDKRYAQRDPTTRLRFGQAKRSLTNLDFNDDNESHGLMDKRYAQRDPSLKLRFGQAKRSLLDLDYPEDYQPDGFIEKRNAEANLPEDQVPPGRYNFGLGR
- the LOC134223885 gene encoding uncharacterized protein LOC134223885 isoform X5, with the translated sequence MGRITSIGALVLLLACAIHCTDNIKSDKVKRSEDASEGLHSEQSKRSLPDAELQQASMSKRETQRDPSLKLRFGQAKRSLTDLDQPHESMDKRYAQRDPSLKLRFGQAKRSLTDLDLNDDNQPHGLMDKRFAQRDPSLKLRFGQAKRSLTDLDQPHGSMDKRYAQRDPSLKLRFGQAKRSLTDLDLNDDNEPHGLMDKRYAQRDPSLKLRFGQAKRSLTDLDLNDDNEPHGLMDKRYAQRDPSLKLRFGQAKRSLTDLDLNDDNEPHGLMDKRYAQRDPSLKLRFGQAKRSLTDLDFDDENQPHGLMDKRYAQRDPTTRLRFGQAKRSLTNLDFNDDNESHGLMDKRYAQRDPSLKLRFGQAKRSLLDLDYPEDYQPDGFIEKRNAEANLPEDQVPPGRYNFGLGR
- the LOC134223885 gene encoding uncharacterized protein LOC134223885 isoform X2; this encodes MGRITSIGALVLLLACAIHCTDNIKSDKVKRSEDASEGLHSEQSKRSLPDAELQQASMSKRETQRDPSLKLRFGQAKRSLTDLDQPHESMDKRYAQRDPSLKLRFGQAKRSLTDLDLNDDNQPHGLMDKRFAQRDPSLKLRFGQAKRSLTDLDLNDDNEPHGLMDKRYAQRDPSLKLRFGQAKRSLTDLDLNDDNQPHGLMDKRYAQRDPSLKLRFGQAKRSLTDLDLNDDNEPHGLMDKRYAQRDPSLKLRFGQAKRSLTDLDLNDDNEPHGLMDKRYAQRDPSLKLRFGQAKRSLTDLDFDDENQPHGLMDKRYAQRDPTTRLRFGQAKRSLTNLDFNDDNESHGLMDKRYAQRDPSLKLRFGQAKRSLLDLDYPEDYQPDGFIEKRNAEANLPEDQVPPGRYNFGLGR
- the LOC134223885 gene encoding uncharacterized protein LOC134223885 isoform X8; this translates as MGRITSIGALVLLLACAIHCTDNIKSDKVKRSEDASEGLHSEQSKRSLPDAELQQASMSKRETQRDPSLKLRFGQAKRSLTDLDQPHESMDKRYAQRDPSLKLRFGQAKRSLTDLDLNDDNQPHGLMDKRFAQRDPSLKLRFGQAKRSLTDLDQPHGSMDKRYAQRDPSLKLRFGQAKRSLTDLDLNDDNEPHGLMDKRYAQRDPSLKLRFGQAKRSLTDLDLNDDNQPHGLMDKRYAQRDPSLKLRFGQAKRSLTDLDLNDDNEPHGLMDKRYAQRDPSLKLRFGQAKRSLTDLDLNDDNEPHGLMDKRYAQRDPSLKLRFGQAKRSLTDLDFDDENQPHGLMDKRYAQRDPSLKLRFGQAKRSLLDLDYPEDYQPDGFIEKRNAEANLPEDQVPPGRYNFGLGR
- the LOC134223885 gene encoding short neuropeptide F-like isoform X10, whose translation is MGRITSIGALVLLLACAIHCTDNIKSDKVKRSEDASEGLHSEQSKRSLPDAELQQASMSKRETQRDPSLKLRFGQAKRSLTDLDQPHESMDKRYAQRDPSLKLRFGQAKRSLTDLDLNDDNEPHGLMDKRYAQRDPSLKLRFGQAKRSLTDLDLNDDNQPHGLMDKRYAQRDPSLKLRFGQAKRSLTDLDLNDDNEPHGLMDKRYAQRDPSLKLRFGQAKRSLTDLDLNDDNEPHGLMDKRYAQRDPSLKLRFGQAKRSLTDLDFDDENQPHGLMDKRYAQRDPTTRLRFGQAKRSLTNLDFNDDNESHGLMDKRYAQRDPSLKLRFGQAKRSLLDLDYPEDYQPDGFIEKRNAEANLPEDQVPPGRYNFGLGR